In the genome of Coraliomargarita algicola, one region contains:
- a CDS encoding sodium:solute symporter family transporter: MYSLELLDYLVIGAILLSLIGVGLYFTKKGGEDMDSFFVSGRSLPWYIGGTSMIATSFAADTPLWVSALVRSHGVHYIWQFWAPLIGSTLAVVYFGRKWRRMAFVTDIEFMEARYEGAPAKALRGWSGAWGAIVICPLISAWVIKAMETIGREAMGLPPESQLAVTIGVVTVAILMCGLSGLFGVVYTDFIQFILATVGTLLLAVLSVRAVGGLDSMVEQLTAMKDWGGNQLSIAPQIGSGEGQMSMWNAIGYFGFLWIGVGLSGGYQAQRLLASKDSKHASYAQLLHTVVYFCFMAWPWVLVALCSMILLPDLDVADQSAAYPRMIVMILPVGLRGLLVAALLAAFISTISTLFNWGSSYLVNDIYRRFLNPNATEKNYVTIARVATVLMAIAGAYISFQAENIQQLLTLAYVLGSAGVVPGVLRWLWWRTTGKAELAALGVGWIMTILLIFVKAFDAPAVKLFGLDEGVALSSDPNLVGARMFLMVFVVGLTAVVASLLTKPEDMDQLKRFAMRARPFAFGWRPVIKEMTVVYVEPEPIGRTLVSWAISLVGVISLLVGTGKLLLGSPMLGLALLAIGVIGIVMTVLRARKDCAGDVDEGDFLKESA; this comes from the coding sequence ATGTATTCCCTTGAACTCCTAGACTATCTTGTAATCGGTGCGATCTTGCTTTCTTTGATCGGTGTCGGTTTGTATTTCACGAAGAAGGGGGGCGAAGATATGGACTCTTTCTTCGTTTCCGGTCGCTCCTTGCCCTGGTATATTGGTGGCACTTCGATGATCGCGACGAGTTTTGCTGCGGATACGCCGCTGTGGGTGAGTGCCTTGGTGCGCAGCCACGGGGTGCATTACATTTGGCAGTTTTGGGCGCCTTTGATCGGCTCCACTCTGGCAGTGGTGTATTTCGGGCGCAAGTGGCGTCGCATGGCCTTTGTCACCGATATCGAATTCATGGAGGCCCGGTATGAAGGCGCTCCCGCAAAGGCCTTGCGCGGCTGGTCGGGCGCTTGGGGGGCGATTGTGATTTGCCCCTTGATTTCGGCTTGGGTGATCAAAGCAATGGAAACCATTGGCCGCGAAGCGATGGGCTTGCCGCCGGAATCACAGTTGGCGGTAACGATTGGCGTGGTGACTGTGGCGATTTTGATGTGCGGACTTTCCGGTCTGTTCGGGGTGGTCTATACCGACTTTATTCAATTCATCTTGGCGACAGTGGGCACACTTTTACTGGCTGTGCTTTCGGTGCGCGCGGTGGGCGGGCTTGATTCAATGGTGGAGCAACTCACTGCGATGAAAGACTGGGGCGGCAACCAGCTCAGCATTGCGCCGCAGATTGGTAGTGGGGAAGGCCAGATGTCGATGTGGAATGCGATCGGGTATTTTGGTTTCCTTTGGATCGGTGTGGGCTTGAGTGGCGGCTACCAAGCGCAGCGTCTGCTGGCGAGTAAGGACTCCAAGCATGCGAGTTATGCGCAGTTGCTACACACGGTGGTCTATTTCTGCTTCATGGCTTGGCCGTGGGTCTTGGTCGCTCTGTGCTCGATGATTTTATTGCCCGATCTCGATGTCGCGGATCAGAGTGCAGCCTATCCGCGGATGATCGTGATGATTCTTCCGGTCGGCTTGCGCGGTCTACTGGTTGCGGCACTGCTGGCAGCCTTTATTTCGACGATCAGCACCTTGTTTAACTGGGGCTCTTCTTACTTGGTAAACGATATCTATCGTCGCTTCCTAAATCCGAATGCGACCGAGAAAAACTACGTAACGATCGCACGTGTTGCGACTGTGTTGATGGCGATTGCGGGGGCCTATATCTCATTTCAAGCAGAGAATATTCAGCAACTCTTGACTTTGGCCTACGTGCTGGGGTCGGCAGGCGTGGTGCCTGGTGTCTTGCGCTGGCTGTGGTGGCGGACGACGGGTAAAGCCGAGCTCGCCGCGCTGGGTGTGGGCTGGATCATGACGATTTTGTTGATCTTCGTGAAGGCCTTTGATGCGCCGGCTGTTAAGTTGTTCGGATTGGATGAAGGGGTGGCTTTGAGCAGTGATCCCAATCTAGTCGGTGCCCGGATGTTTTTGATGGTCTTCGTGGTTGGCTTGACTGCGGTGGTGGCATCTTTGCTCACTAAGCCAGAGGACATGGATCAATTGAAGCGCTTTGCAATGCGTGCCCGTCCCTTTGCCTTTGGATGGCGTCCTGTGATCAAAGAGATGACAGTTGTCTATGTCGAGCCAGAGCCGATCGGTCGGACGCTAGTTTCATGGGCGATCTCATTGGTCGGTGTGATCTCACTGCTGGTGGGCACGGGGAAACTGTTACTCGGCTCGCCCATGTTGGGCTTGGCGCTTTTAGCCATTGGGGTCATTGGCATCGTGATGACGGTTTTGCGCGCACGTAAGGATTGTGCCGGGGATGTCGACGAGGGGGATTTCCTCAAAGAGTCCGCTTAA
- a CDS encoding glycosyl hydrolase family 95 catalytic domain-containing protein — translation MALKNYNKEWNERKSLLKMAQPAGWWRDAFPLGNGHLGAMPYGRLCEERILINHERLWYGGIVPDLPDISGLLEECRRLMAQGEDLAANELYWDALKKEGKEGRCAVYHPAADICFSSISQARFKNYQRYLDLAKAESMTYWEWQEQPQMRRSFVSRADDCIVVEQQGSGLSSNLWELRLEMHELLDAIRFGGELFEPEIDFTVSVEGEWIIAKGRYTDPNYDGAEYGVVARVQTDGDLAVAESGQGLVVSSAQQVLIVAKVYVYEAAEAAIERLQQEITQLGGDYEALLEAHVALHRPRFESCRVEFDGADEGQTNESLLLEAYSGSMPVELLQKMTDYGRYLLINSSDESSVPSNLQGIWNGDYAPPWDCFFMINENLLMNYWQALPGGMNEEALGVFNFYESNLEDYRENARKLYGCRGIFIPALTSPETGLSTHGGSWIVNWISGAGWLCQLFYDYYLFTNDEAFLKERLLPFMREVALFYEDYFSFDAAGKVIIAPSTSPENWPKESCAIESPTSIHPRLTVNATMDVAIARELLGNLLKGARNYALYDKQWERWECILEGLPEYEVNEDGAIREWLDHRYSDNYEHRHLSQIYPVFPGYEVTKESHPMLFPAFEKAVDMRGTVGLKDQTGWSLAHMANIRARMGDGASAFDCLETIAQTCVGKNFFTYHNDYRGSGISVDWYFGRSTPFQIDANMGLTAAVYEMLVQSGPDFIKLLPALPEELGSGKVFGMRTRAAVDVDLEWQQEPFQVKATFRSHRDQTVRLYLPNSETFVELALEAGNALTHRWVMQSSQLVEAN, via the coding sequence ATGGCTTTAAAAAATTATAACAAAGAATGGAATGAGCGGAAGTCGCTCTTGAAAATGGCGCAGCCTGCGGGCTGGTGGCGCGATGCCTTTCCATTGGGAAATGGTCATCTCGGCGCAATGCCTTACGGGCGTTTGTGCGAAGAGCGAATTCTGATCAATCACGAGCGTCTGTGGTATGGCGGCATTGTCCCAGATCTGCCGGATATTTCCGGCTTGCTCGAAGAATGCCGTCGTTTGATGGCCCAAGGTGAAGACTTGGCGGCCAATGAACTCTACTGGGATGCCTTGAAGAAAGAGGGCAAAGAAGGGCGCTGTGCGGTCTATCATCCTGCGGCCGATATTTGCTTTAGCAGTATTTCGCAGGCGCGGTTCAAGAACTACCAGCGCTATCTGGATCTCGCGAAGGCGGAATCGATGACGTATTGGGAGTGGCAGGAGCAGCCACAGATGCGCCGCAGTTTCGTCTCGCGTGCCGATGACTGTATTGTCGTCGAGCAACAGGGCTCAGGACTCTCTTCGAATCTTTGGGAGCTTCGGCTGGAGATGCATGAATTGTTGGATGCGATTCGCTTTGGCGGCGAGTTGTTCGAGCCGGAAATTGATTTCACCGTCAGTGTCGAGGGAGAATGGATCATCGCAAAGGGCCGTTATACCGATCCCAATTACGATGGCGCGGAATACGGCGTGGTGGCACGGGTGCAGACTGATGGGGACTTGGCTGTTGCTGAGTCCGGTCAAGGGCTCGTGGTCTCGTCGGCCCAACAAGTGCTGATCGTTGCCAAAGTCTATGTTTACGAAGCCGCGGAGGCCGCGATCGAGCGATTGCAACAGGAGATTACGCAACTGGGAGGTGATTATGAAGCCCTTTTGGAAGCACATGTGGCCTTGCACCGTCCACGTTTCGAGTCCTGCCGTGTGGAGTTTGATGGGGCCGATGAAGGGCAGACCAACGAAAGCTTACTTTTGGAAGCATACAGTGGTTCGATGCCGGTGGAGTTGCTGCAAAAGATGACCGATTACGGTCGCTACCTCTTGATCAATAGCTCCGACGAGTCTTCCGTGCCTTCAAACTTGCAGGGCATATGGAATGGTGACTATGCACCGCCCTGGGATTGCTTCTTTATGATCAACGAGAACTTGCTGATGAATTATTGGCAAGCCTTGCCCGGCGGTATGAATGAGGAGGCCTTGGGGGTCTTTAACTTCTACGAGTCGAACCTGGAGGACTACCGGGAGAATGCACGCAAGCTTTACGGTTGCCGCGGTATTTTTATCCCCGCGCTGACGTCGCCGGAGACCGGTCTTTCGACTCACGGAGGCTCTTGGATTGTCAACTGGATTTCCGGAGCGGGCTGGTTGTGTCAGCTGTTTTACGACTACTATTTATTTACCAACGACGAGGCCTTTCTGAAAGAGCGTTTGCTTCCGTTCATGCGGGAAGTCGCGCTGTTCTATGAAGACTATTTCAGCTTCGATGCCGCGGGCAAAGTCATCATTGCGCCCTCGACCTCGCCGGAGAACTGGCCGAAGGAATCGTGTGCGATTGAGTCGCCGACATCGATCCACCCTCGCTTAACGGTGAACGCGACGATGGACGTGGCGATTGCCCGTGAGTTATTAGGAAATCTGCTGAAAGGCGCCCGCAACTATGCCTTGTATGACAAACAATGGGAACGTTGGGAGTGTATCTTGGAAGGGCTGCCGGAGTATGAAGTCAACGAAGACGGCGCCATCCGCGAATGGTTGGATCACCGTTATTCGGACAACTACGAACACCGCCACCTGTCGCAAATCTATCCGGTCTTTCCCGGCTACGAAGTGACCAAGGAGTCGCACCCGATGCTATTTCCGGCATTTGAGAAAGCAGTCGATATGCGTGGCACCGTCGGCTTGAAAGATCAGACCGGATGGTCGCTCGCACACATGGCCAACATCCGTGCACGAATGGGGGATGGTGCCAGTGCTTTTGACTGTTTGGAAACAATTGCGCAGACCTGCGTCGGCAAAAACTTTTTTACCTATCACAATGATTACCGTGGTTCAGGCATTTCAGTGGATTGGTATTTTGGACGGTCTACGCCCTTTCAAATTGATGCCAACATGGGGTTGACCGCGGCGGTTTATGAAATGCTGGTTCAGTCCGGACCTGATTTTATCAAGCTGCTACCTGCTTTGCCCGAGGAACTGGGTTCCGGGAAGGTCTTTGGTATGCGGACCCGTGCTGCCGTGGATGTGGACTTGGAGTGGCAACAAGAGCCCTTTCAAGTGAAGGCCACATTCCGTTCGCACCGCGATCAGACTGTTCGCTTATACTTGCCTAATTCTGAAACGTTTGTTGAGCTTGCGCTGGAAGCGGGCAATGCTTTGACACATCGTTGGGTGATGCAGAGCAGCCAGTTAGTTGAAGCCAATTAG
- a CDS encoding sulfatase-like hydrolase/transferase: MILVKPFYPLTTIVSLLFACVSNVGASTDVHSRGTPTDIELSERPNIIFIFADDWGYGDLGIHGSSFCETPRLDQMAEEGIDFQNFTVNHSVCSPSRTAVMTGQFPARHSVHQHFATVEHHQRAGMPDWLDPEAPMLPRMLKEAGYATAHFGKWHLSNDQVSDAPLPSAYGYDEYGAFNLPSNAGEQMPTTSTCPRAVDFIRRHQDQPFFINLWIHETHTPHYPLPEYLKQFESLEEQQQVYAAVVAEGDAGVGLILDTLKELGLDENTLVIFSSDNGPEWTGQKRETDDASTGPGLGSYFSVGESGGLKGKKRSLYAGGIRVPFIARWPGVIPAGGVDRDSAITAVDLLPTFLSLAGVEAPEDYQADGVDITAALKGEAFKRNKPIFWEWAPAREHPILWPHRGIRYGKWKLLFNEKLGKAELYNIEADWAEANDVAAEHPELVDLLSQQIQSWAATLPTDPPASCFSQSRQPAN; this comes from the coding sequence ATGATACTAGTTAAACCTTTCTACCCGTTGACTACAATTGTTTCGCTGCTGTTCGCGTGCGTGTCGAATGTGGGGGCCTCCACAGACGTCCATAGCAGAGGTACACCGACCGATATCGAGCTTTCTGAGCGACCGAACATCATTTTCATCTTTGCCGACGACTGGGGCTATGGCGACCTCGGCATTCACGGCAGTAGTTTTTGTGAGACGCCCCGTCTCGATCAAATGGCGGAGGAGGGGATCGACTTTCAGAATTTCACGGTGAACCATTCAGTCTGTTCGCCGAGTCGCACCGCAGTGATGACAGGGCAATTTCCTGCGCGTCACAGCGTGCATCAGCACTTTGCGACGGTTGAACATCATCAGCGTGCGGGGATGCCGGATTGGCTCGACCCCGAAGCGCCGATGTTGCCACGCATGTTGAAAGAAGCCGGGTATGCGACGGCTCACTTTGGTAAGTGGCACCTTTCCAACGACCAGGTCTCCGATGCACCATTGCCGTCGGCGTATGGCTATGATGAATACGGCGCCTTCAATCTGCCGAGCAATGCCGGGGAACAAATGCCGACCACGTCGACCTGTCCGCGGGCGGTCGACTTCATCCGTCGCCATCAGGACCAGCCCTTCTTTATCAATCTGTGGATACACGAAACACACACACCGCACTATCCGCTGCCGGAGTATTTGAAGCAGTTCGAAAGCCTCGAGGAACAGCAACAAGTCTATGCCGCGGTTGTGGCGGAAGGCGATGCCGGTGTCGGATTGATTTTGGACACTCTGAAAGAACTCGGACTCGACGAGAACACCCTGGTGATTTTCTCCTCCGACAATGGTCCGGAGTGGACGGGGCAAAAACGTGAGACTGACGATGCCTCGACTGGCCCCGGACTCGGCTCTTATTTCTCTGTGGGCGAGAGCGGTGGTTTAAAAGGTAAAAAGCGCTCGCTCTATGCCGGCGGCATTCGGGTGCCGTTTATCGCACGCTGGCCGGGCGTCATCCCTGCGGGTGGAGTGGACCGCGACTCGGCCATCACCGCGGTGGATCTATTGCCGACCTTTTTATCGCTCGCCGGGGTGGAGGCCCCCGAAGACTATCAAGCGGATGGTGTAGACATCACTGCTGCATTGAAAGGTGAGGCATTCAAGCGCAACAAACCGATCTTCTGGGAGTGGGCACCGGCCCGCGAGCATCCCATTCTATGGCCGCATCGCGGCATCCGCTACGGAAAGTGGAAATTACTGTTCAACGAGAAGCTGGGCAAAGCGGAGCTCTACAACATTGAAGCCGACTGGGCGGAAGCGAACGACGTCGCCGCGGAACATCCGGAGCTGGTGGACCTGTTGTCGCAGCAGATACAAAGCTGGGCCGCAACACTCCCGACTGATCCGCCGGCTTCTTGTTTCTCTCAATCCCGACAGCCTGCCAATTAA
- a CDS encoding glycosyl hydrolase family 95 catalytic domain-containing protein: MKKCHLFSLACVLLLSAFSARLNAESSVDFESFLGQHDMTWDRVPNRWEVAPYTGNGNVGFLFYQAQGEAKNVISIYAGRHDYYDHREPYEGQDLLWIYRGRLPLGHFNLKSEGDIIDADLRLDLWNAEMTGVITTTEGSYRVRGLSHAETDVIYFETDATDESIEISWHPEEPFSSVRKTLDAGGGPKAAGIWKAMREAPYPPTPEPQWSESDGMQFCLQPLYQHRGETTTGWEVRGVADARQIMIASIHHSYPERNSLETVKQNLLTAREWLAAQTFFADHQQWWHAYYPQSFLTINDAEKEAFYWIQMYKLGSAMRENGPILDLMGPWYHSTFWPMVWGDLNVQLIYWTHLTANRMSVGESLGNNIDKYAGNLASNGPAAWTDSANVATLFPQDMNAQISKVVPDMLVWIMHNYWLHCEFAGDRERMRDGVFPVLRQAVNSYFHYLREFPVVGEDGTIHIKHSWSPEYPGGRGQDINFTIGLIRWSCQTLLDINTEHGLNDPLAPQWQHLLDNLVDYQIDENGLRISKDIPFDKPHRHYSHLLPFYPLNELNMGDPENKQLFRKSLDHWLYVTLNKEKKDEAMSVTGYTATGAASMYACLGDAVQAYYYLDFLIKHNRVSPTTMYAEGNPVIESPLSFATSIHDMLLQSWGSQIRVFPATPDIWPDAAFRDLRTQGAFLVSAKKQGGVTQFVTVESLMGAPCFVQTDIPNPQVSIDGVAASSKQARLTQDGFYEIDLKKGQIATLTEGSLAEADFAIEPIPVKAGERNLFGLNKKTERLPGHQHYYKK; the protein is encoded by the coding sequence ATGAAAAAGTGTCATTTGTTCAGCCTTGCTTGTGTTTTGTTGCTTTCTGCGTTTTCAGCGCGACTCAACGCCGAGTCCTCAGTCGATTTCGAGTCCTTTCTAGGACAGCACGATATGACCTGGGACCGCGTTCCGAACCGTTGGGAGGTGGCACCATACACGGGCAACGGCAACGTCGGCTTTTTGTTTTATCAAGCGCAAGGTGAGGCCAAGAATGTGATTTCAATCTACGCGGGGCGTCATGATTACTACGATCATCGGGAACCCTATGAAGGGCAGGACTTGCTGTGGATATATCGCGGGCGCTTGCCGCTCGGGCATTTCAATCTGAAGTCCGAGGGCGACATCATCGACGCCGACTTGCGGCTTGATTTGTGGAATGCGGAAATGACGGGTGTGATTACCACCACTGAGGGATCCTATCGTGTGCGTGGCCTGAGTCATGCGGAGACCGATGTGATCTATTTTGAAACCGATGCCACCGATGAATCGATTGAAATCAGCTGGCATCCTGAGGAGCCTTTTTCGTCCGTGCGCAAGACCTTGGATGCCGGTGGTGGGCCGAAGGCTGCAGGCATTTGGAAAGCCATGCGCGAGGCACCGTATCCGCCTACGCCAGAGCCGCAGTGGAGCGAATCAGATGGCATGCAATTTTGTCTGCAGCCCCTGTATCAACATCGGGGAGAAACCACGACCGGATGGGAGGTGCGTGGTGTGGCGGATGCGCGTCAAATCATGATTGCGAGCATTCATCACAGCTACCCCGAACGTAATAGTCTGGAGACTGTGAAGCAGAACTTATTGACCGCGCGCGAGTGGCTCGCCGCGCAAACATTTTTCGCGGATCATCAGCAGTGGTGGCATGCCTATTATCCGCAGAGTTTTCTCACGATCAACGATGCGGAGAAGGAAGCATTTTATTGGATACAGATGTATAAGCTCGGCTCGGCCATGCGTGAGAATGGCCCGATTCTGGACCTGATGGGACCATGGTATCACAGCACATTCTGGCCAATGGTCTGGGGCGATTTGAATGTGCAGCTGATTTATTGGACGCACCTGACTGCGAACCGTATGTCGGTGGGAGAGTCCTTGGGCAATAATATCGACAAGTATGCGGGCAATTTGGCGAGTAATGGTCCCGCTGCTTGGACTGATAGTGCCAATGTCGCGACTTTATTCCCCCAGGACATGAATGCCCAGATTAGCAAAGTGGTGCCTGATATGTTGGTTTGGATCATGCACAATTACTGGCTGCATTGCGAGTTTGCCGGAGACCGTGAGCGGATGCGTGATGGGGTGTTTCCCGTTTTGCGGCAGGCGGTGAACAGCTATTTTCATTACTTGCGTGAATTCCCTGTCGTGGGCGAGGATGGCACCATTCACATCAAGCACAGTTGGTCTCCCGAGTATCCGGGAGGGCGCGGGCAGGATATCAATTTTACGATCGGTTTGATTCGTTGGAGTTGCCAAACCTTACTTGATATCAATACCGAGCACGGTTTGAACGATCCTTTGGCTCCGCAGTGGCAACATTTGCTGGATAATTTGGTGGATTATCAAATCGATGAAAACGGTCTGCGCATTAGTAAAGACATTCCATTCGACAAGCCACATCGTCATTATTCGCACTTGCTCCCATTTTACCCGCTCAATGAGTTGAATATGGGCGATCCTGAAAACAAGCAACTCTTTCGTAAGAGTTTAGATCATTGGCTCTACGTGACTTTAAATAAGGAGAAGAAAGATGAAGCGATGTCCGTAACAGGTTACACTGCGACGGGAGCGGCCTCGATGTATGCTTGTTTGGGGGATGCGGTGCAGGCCTATTACTATCTGGATTTTCTAATTAAGCATAACCGCGTGTCACCGACCACAATGTATGCTGAGGGCAATCCCGTGATTGAAAGCCCACTGTCATTTGCGACGAGTATCCACGATATGCTGCTACAGAGTTGGGGTAGTCAGATTCGCGTTTTCCCGGCAACGCCTGATATCTGGCCAGATGCTGCATTTCGGGATTTACGAACTCAAGGTGCTTTTTTAGTCAGCGCTAAGAAGCAGGGCGGGGTGACTCAGTTCGTCACCGTTGAAAGTTTGATGGGTGCTCCCTGTTTCGTGCAAACGGATATACCAAATCCGCAAGTCTCGATCGATGGTGTCGCTGCTTCGTCCAAACAGGCGCGCCTTACTCAAGACGGCTTTTACGAAATCGATTTGAAAAAAGGGCAGATCGCCACGTTGACTGAGGGCTCACTAGCGGAGGCAGATTTCGCGATTGAGCCAATTCCAGTGAAGGCCGGGGAGCGCAATTTGTTTGGTCTCAATAAGAAGACCGAACGCCTGCCTGGCCATCAGCATTACTATAAAAAATAA
- a CDS encoding alpha/beta hydrolase fold domain-containing protein — protein sequence MIPLHRLKYLRLSFVAFCSALTIHAHAAEPETLAPLVDRVAPASVASLWAGYDPRAESLEVEILKEWEEAGVVLQIVRFRVGVFKGEKAMLAGVFGYPKGAQNLPGLLNIHGGGQYADYKSVLTNAKRGYATISIAWAGRIAAPDYRVNAEVVKMYWEGETENPNYRVTTDWGAVDGYHAPSKNRGTAFPSAKAHPWTLDRVESPRNSGWFLATMGARRALTFLEQQPQVDADRLGVYGHSMGGKLTVLTTGSDDRVKAAVPSCGGISDRDNDSALFRATLGDDAYLSNIDCPILFQSPSNDFHGRIDDLPQALREIQSKDWRIASAPHHNHQDSAEFVVSSQLWFDQYLKGEFSFPQTPELKVQLKTKDGRPVAAVQVDASKPIRSVDIYYTQQGQIDGQKDQRDNTVNRFWRHAKAELAGQSWRAALPLFATDQPLWVYANVNYELETAVTAANYYYQVVSSDHFELSSAPQLFTPAQLQAAGATASLEPSLMIESFEAGWQEAWFSYTPQAWARSTHKVYDPQWQAPAGAKLALQVSAVEANKLVVGLDDFAAEVQLDGGSAWEAIELAPADFKNAEGASLEDFSQIRELSLSPSKTLKGGRGSSARVQLGGPWKGADPVFNDLHWSVPNTSAMTSAMAAPGEAGAAVSLQRRQPDTMWTYKEVDGKALQLSVFLPEGYEEAKGRFPTFVVYHGGSWKTGEASWHYPDCAYWSDRGMIAVSVDYRLSLRDGVEVPLECVKDAKSAVRFLRKHASELKVDPDKMVIAGGSAGGQLAAAMATLTSPETNDECYDLSISCVPNAVVAYNPYYKCPPSLSPPNFVTEGLPPFITFLGDQDPAITVESLVEFHKDLISKGNVSEFYVGKGGKHGLCNGRNPRNPFFYWSLYLIDQFLVEQGILTGSSQVVRPEGVAELQFGSDYHAYRE from the coding sequence ATGATCCCCCTACATCGCCTCAAATACCTTAGGCTTTCCTTTGTCGCGTTTTGTTCCGCGCTGACGATTCATGCGCATGCCGCTGAGCCGGAGACACTAGCGCCCTTGGTGGATCGTGTGGCTCCTGCCAGTGTGGCGTCACTGTGGGCGGGTTATGATCCGCGAGCCGAGTCGCTGGAGGTTGAAATTCTCAAAGAGTGGGAAGAGGCGGGCGTCGTCTTACAAATCGTTCGCTTTCGCGTAGGTGTTTTCAAGGGCGAGAAGGCGATGCTGGCGGGCGTGTTTGGTTATCCGAAGGGCGCACAGAATCTGCCGGGGCTGTTGAACATTCATGGTGGGGGGCAATACGCGGATTATAAATCAGTGCTGACCAATGCGAAGCGCGGCTATGCGACGATCTCGATCGCCTGGGCCGGACGCATCGCTGCGCCGGACTATCGGGTGAACGCTGAGGTCGTGAAAATGTATTGGGAGGGCGAGACCGAGAACCCAAACTATCGCGTGACCACGGATTGGGGCGCTGTGGATGGCTATCATGCGCCCTCCAAAAACCGAGGCACGGCCTTTCCTTCGGCCAAGGCACATCCTTGGACGCTGGATCGCGTCGAGTCGCCACGCAATAGTGGATGGTTTTTAGCCACGATGGGCGCGCGCCGTGCCTTGACCTTTTTGGAGCAACAGCCGCAAGTCGATGCCGATCGCCTCGGTGTGTATGGGCACTCCATGGGCGGAAAACTGACCGTGTTGACCACGGGCTCGGATGATCGAGTGAAAGCCGCTGTGCCGTCTTGTGGCGGGATCAGTGATCGTGACAATGACAGCGCGTTGTTTCGCGCGACCCTCGGCGACGACGCGTATTTGTCGAACATCGATTGCCCGATCTTGTTTCAAAGTCCGTCGAACGACTTTCATGGTCGCATCGACGACCTGCCGCAGGCGCTTCGCGAAATTCAATCCAAAGACTGGCGGATTGCGTCGGCGCCGCATCACAACCACCAGGACAGCGCCGAATTTGTCGTGTCGAGTCAGCTGTGGTTTGATCAATATTTGAAGGGTGAGTTCAGCTTCCCGCAGACTCCGGAACTGAAGGTGCAGCTCAAGACGAAGGACGGGAGGCCGGTGGCCGCTGTTCAGGTGGATGCGTCGAAGCCGATTCGAAGTGTGGATATTTATTACACCCAACAAGGGCAAATCGATGGGCAGAAGGACCAGCGTGATAATACGGTGAATCGTTTTTGGCGTCATGCCAAGGCCGAGCTCGCGGGGCAATCCTGGCGCGCGGCCTTGCCCTTGTTTGCGACGGATCAACCACTTTGGGTCTATGCCAATGTGAATTACGAATTGGAAACAGCGGTGACGGCAGCCAACTATTATTACCAAGTCGTGAGCTCTGATCATTTCGAGCTGTCGTCAGCGCCGCAGTTGTTCACGCCCGCTCAGTTGCAAGCCGCTGGAGCGACCGCCAGTTTGGAGCCCTCCCTGATGATCGAGAGCTTTGAGGCAGGTTGGCAAGAAGCGTGGTTTAGTTACACCCCGCAGGCCTGGGCCCGCAGCACGCATAAAGTGTATGATCCACAGTGGCAGGCGCCGGCAGGAGCAAAACTGGCACTGCAGGTTTCCGCGGTCGAAGCGAATAAGCTCGTGGTCGGCCTGGATGACTTTGCGGCCGAGGTTCAGTTGGACGGCGGTTCCGCCTGGGAGGCGATTGAACTGGCGCCTGCTGATTTTAAGAATGCTGAGGGCGCGTCGCTCGAAGATTTTTCGCAGATTCGTGAACTCAGTCTGAGCCCGTCCAAGACTTTGAAAGGCGGGCGCGGTTCCTCCGCTCGGGTTCAGTTGGGCGGTCCATGGAAAGGAGCCGATCCGGTCTTCAACGACCTGCACTGGAGCGTCCCGAATACATCCGCAATGACATCCGCAATGGCAGCGCCCGGTGAGGCCGGCGCGGCGGTTTCGCTGCAGCGTCGTCAGCCCGACACGATGTGGACTTATAAGGAAGTCGACGGCAAGGCGCTGCAACTCTCTGTCTTCTTGCCCGAAGGCTACGAAGAGGCGAAAGGTCGCTTTCCGACCTTTGTGGTGTATCATGGCGGCAGTTGGAAAACCGGCGAGGCGAGCTGGCATTATCCCGACTGCGCCTATTGGAGTGATCGCGGTATGATTGCCGTGTCGGTTGATTATCGACTCAGTTTACGCGATGGGGTTGAGGTGCCACTGGAGTGTGTGAAAGATGCCAAGTCTGCGGTGCGGTTTTTACGCAAGCATGCCAGCGAGCTAAAAGTGGATCCCGATAAAATGGTGATCGCAGGCGGCTCCGCGGGTGGTCAACTTGCGGCTGCCATGGCGACATTGACCAGTCCCGAAACGAACGATGAGTGCTATGATCTGTCGATTTCCTGCGTGCCGAATGCGGTTGTGGCTTACAATCCCTATTACAAGTGTCCGCCTTCACTTTCACCGCCGAATTTTGTGACCGAAGGTCTGCCGCCCTTTATTACTTTTCTGGGAGATCAAGACCCTGCCATCACTGTTGAGAGTCTGGTGGAGTTTCATAAAGACCTCATCTCAAAGGGGAACGTTTCGGAGTTTTACGTGGGGAAGGGCGGCAAGCATGGGCTTTGCAACGGCCGCAATCCACGCAATCCATTTTTCTATTGGTCGCTGTACTTGATCGATCAGTTTCTAGTGGAGCAAGGCATTCTGACAGGCAGCTCCCAGGTGGTGCGTCCAGAGGGCGTGGCCGAGCTTCAATTCGGGAGCGATTATCACGCTTATCGGGAATAG